A single Eulemur rufifrons isolate Redbay chromosome 9, OSU_ERuf_1, whole genome shotgun sequence DNA region contains:
- the TOB1 gene encoding protein Tob1 isoform X1 yields the protein MQLEIQVALNFIISYLYNKLPRRRVNIFGEELERLLKKKYEGHWYPEKPYKGSGFRCIHVGEKVDPVIEQASKESGLDIDDVRGNLPQDLSVWIDPFEVSYQIGEKGPVKVLYVDDNNENGCELDKEIKNSFNPEAQVFMPISDPASSVSSSPSPPFGHSAAVSPTFMPRSTQPLTFTTATFAATKFGSTKMKNSGRGNKVARTSPINLGLNVNDLLKQKAISSSMHSLYGLGLGSQQQPQQQQQPSQPPPPPPPPQQQQQQKTSALSPNAKEFIFPNMQGQGSSTNGMFPGDSPLNLSPLQYSNAFDVFAAYGGLNEKSFVDGLNFSLNNMQYSNQQFQPVMAN from the coding sequence ATGCAGCTTGAAATCCAAGTAGcactaaattttattatttcatatttatacaaTAAGCTTCCCAGGAGACGTGTCAACATTTTTGGTGAAGAGCTTGAAAGACTTCTTAAGAAGAAATATGAAGGGCACTGGTATCCTGAAAAGCCATACAAAGGATCAGGGTTTAGATGTATACACGTAGGGGAGAAAGTGGACCCAGTGATTGAACAAGCATCCAAAGAGAGTGGTTTGGACATTGATGATGTTCGTGGCAATCTGCCACAGGATCTTAGTGTTTGGATCGACCCATTTGAGGTTTCCTACCAAATTGGTGAAAAGGGACCAGTGAAGGTGCTTTATGTggatgataataatgaaaatggaTGTGAGTTGGATAAGGAGATCAAAAACAGCTTTAACCCAGAGGCCCAGGTTTTTATGCCCATAAGTGACCCAGCCTCATCAGTGTCCAGCTCTCCATCGCCTCCCTTTGGTCACTCTGCTGCTGTAAGCCCTACCTTCATGCCCCGGTCCACTCAGCCTTTAACCTTTACCACTGCCACTTTTGCTGCCACCAAGTTTGGCTCTACCAAAATGAAGAATAGCGGCCGTGGCAACAAGGTTGCACGTACTTCTCCTATCAACCTCGGCTTGAATGTGAATGACCTCTTGAAGCAGAAAGCCATCTCGTCCTCAATGCACTCTCTGTATGGGCTTGGCCTGGGTagccagcagcagccacagcaacagcagcagccatcccagccaccaccaccgccaccgccaccgcagcagcaacaacagcagaAAACCTCTGCTCTTTCTCCTAATGccaaggaatttatttttcctaatatgCAGGGTCAAGGTAGTAGTACCAATGGAATGTTCCCAGGTGACAGCCCCCTTAACCTCAGTCCTCTCCAGTACAGTAATGCCTTTGATGTGTTTGCGGCCTATGGAGGCCTCAACGAGAAGTCTTTTGTAGATGGCTTGAATTTTAGCTTAAATAACATGCAGTATTCTAACCAGCAATTCCAGCCTGTTATGgctaactaa
- the TOB1 gene encoding protein Tob1 isoform X2, translating into MPISDPASSVSSSPSPPFGHSAAVSPTFMPRSTQPLTFTTATFAATKFGSTKMKNSGRGNKVARTSPINLGLNVNDLLKQKAISSSMHSLYGLGLGSQQQPQQQQQPSQPPPPPPPPQQQQQQKTSALSPNAKEFIFPNMQGQGSSTNGMFPGDSPLNLSPLQYSNAFDVFAAYGGLNEKSFVDGLNFSLNNMQYSNQQFQPVMAN; encoded by the coding sequence ATGCCCATAAGTGACCCAGCCTCATCAGTGTCCAGCTCTCCATCGCCTCCCTTTGGTCACTCTGCTGCTGTAAGCCCTACCTTCATGCCCCGGTCCACTCAGCCTTTAACCTTTACCACTGCCACTTTTGCTGCCACCAAGTTTGGCTCTACCAAAATGAAGAATAGCGGCCGTGGCAACAAGGTTGCACGTACTTCTCCTATCAACCTCGGCTTGAATGTGAATGACCTCTTGAAGCAGAAAGCCATCTCGTCCTCAATGCACTCTCTGTATGGGCTTGGCCTGGGTagccagcagcagccacagcaacagcagcagccatcccagccaccaccaccgccaccgccaccgcagcagcaacaacagcagaAAACCTCTGCTCTTTCTCCTAATGccaaggaatttatttttcctaatatgCAGGGTCAAGGTAGTAGTACCAATGGAATGTTCCCAGGTGACAGCCCCCTTAACCTCAGTCCTCTCCAGTACAGTAATGCCTTTGATGTGTTTGCGGCCTATGGAGGCCTCAACGAGAAGTCTTTTGTAGATGGCTTGAATTTTAGCTTAAATAACATGCAGTATTCTAACCAGCAATTCCAGCCTGTTATGgctaactaa